A section of the Equus caballus isolate H_3958 breed thoroughbred chromosome 21, TB-T2T, whole genome shotgun sequence genome encodes:
- the LOC138919836 gene encoding spermatogenesis-associated protein 31E1-like, producing the protein METPILRLQSIVATCLSSSAASWVIGTILRILYGLGLFLLFFPPSPKRNSPSQPTDKRRNVRKRQVEPRGRSSRSRKKRGALKAYRAGRKDLAEVGGLRSLSPSSPGRLSCKGCFHRLTSQASPGEACKTASARVRQPRGKPVQGAPLTTAPALSLALLTQRTLPWASTLPAEPPSALTTTPLRPVATSSAPAHSCWPFPNSGHGRVSCRVETFPSRWNTIQVLFFPVPSHFGSQQGPLSCHPPVASFWGGPTHREGETDSPSVANPDAQKLLETDITESMQTEVWEEEQDDPRTPQMLPAHTITSGLNFRWGLPLLPLGPAALEACEAQPSALPRSPLPPAATCDSGAPSKADSAHLTGKPLEPPPGDQVLTWTTKPSVPRLARPLPAPSPVCEENQKALGGTLPGDGSGPSEASLSGQEGRPPSPSFPRGLSERKGRGGTFVGAEQGRRGPTSGSPVAREEPREESRGGASPEPCRGVATLDGESGSQSRSQVGDVGDTLETKPLQPPPAKEEDPRDSPLRKMLRRLLPCLRPNKEEAPEEPLAKASPPQPPPRAGHGSHTARRRMAGLFRRHRQ; encoded by the exons atggaaactcctatcttacGTCTACAAAGCATTGTTGCTACCTGCTTGAGCTCCAGTGCcgcctcctgggtgattgggaccatcctccgcatcctgtatggactggggctcttcctcctgttcttccccccctcccccaagaggAATTCGCCCTCACAACCAACTGACAaaaggagaaacgtcaggaag cgtcaagtggagccgagagggaggagcagcaggagcaggaagaaaaggggagctttgaaag cttacagagctggccggaaggacctggcagaagtggggggcctgaggtccctttcgccaag ctccccggggaggctgtcttgtaaggggTGCTTCCATCGCTTGACATCTCAAGcctcccctggggaggcgtgcaagacagcgtctgctagagtccgccagccacgcgggaagcccgtgcaaggtgctcctctcaccacggctccagcactttccctggctcttctcacccagcgcactctaccttgggcctccaccctgccagcagaaCCGCCCTCGGCCCTGACCACCACTCCACTACGCCCTGTTGCCACGAGCTCGGCCCCAGCTCACTCgtgttggccatttcccaactcaggccacggccgcgtGAGCTGTCGCGTTGAAACGTTCCCCTCCCGCTGGAACACGATCCAGGTCTTGTTCTTCCCCGTGCCGTCGCACTTCGGGtcccagcaagggcccctgtcctgccacccaccagtggcctcattctggggaggccccacacatAGGGAGGGAGAGACCGACAGCCCCTCAGTCGCCAACCCTGACGCccagaagctgctcgagacagACATCACGGAGAGCATGCAAACGGAGGTCTGGGAAGAAGAACAAGACGATCCACGCACTCCTCAGATGCTCCCAGCACACACtatcacgtctgggctgaatttccgctggggcctacccctcctgcccttggggccTGCCGCTCTGgaagcatgtgaggctcaaccctcggcccttccacggtcccctctgccccccgcagcCACCTGTGATTCTGGGGCCCCCTCGAAAGCTGACTCTGCACACTTGAcgggaaaacctcttgagcctcctccggGTGACCAGGTCTTAACTTGGACGACCAAACCAtcagttcccaggctggcccgtcccctccctgctccctcacctgtgtgtgaggaaaatcagaaggccctgggagggaccctacctggcgatggcagtgggccctcagaagcctctctctcgggacaggagggccggccgccttctccaaGCTTCCCACGCGgcctctcagagagaaaagggcggggtgggaccttcgtgggggccgagcaaggccgtCGGGGGCCGACTTCAGGGTCCCCCGTGGCCAGGGAAGAGCCtcgggaggagagcaggggtggggcctcaccagagccctgccgcggggtggcaacactggacggggagtcagggtcccagtctcggAGCCAGGTCGGGGACGTGGGAGACACCCTCGAGACCAAACCCCTCCAGCCCCCGCCTGCAAAGGAAGAGGATCCTCGCGAcagccctctcagaaaaatgttgagacgcctcctgccctgcctgaggcccaacaaggaggaagcaccagaggagcccctcgcaaaggcaagcccgcctcagccaccgcccagagccgggcacgggtcacacacagctcggcgtcggatggcggggctgttcaggcgccatcgacagtga
- the LOC138919838 gene encoding spermatogenesis-associated protein 31E1-like, which translates to MQNPLMFLKSLFATWPSSSSTSWVIGTILPFLCGLGLFLLRLPSLQRNPSSRPPCERRNIRKRQVEPRGKSSRSRKKRGALKAPRAAGKGLAEVRGQVSLSHSSPGRLSSKGCSHRSSCQGYPGEASNTAYARAQQPRGKPVAGATLTMTPAHSLGPLTHTPIPLASTLPAEPPADLTRIPPDTTAMSTAPAHSSWPFPNSGHGRMSWRVEFLSQWHMIKVLFFPGSAHLQSQQGHLSCHRPVASFRGGPTHREGETESPSLANPDAPKLLKMEIRKRTQTKAWPEKEEQDAPGSPQMLEAPSITSGLNVRWRPPFPSLESAELNASEAQPLALPRSTFPSSATRDSGTRLKADSAEFSGKPLEPHPGEKHKTLTTKASVPRLAPPLPSTSPVSEENQKAPGGTLPGNGCGPSEASLMGQQGRPPSPSFAFSLSDRNGQSGTVVGAEQGRLHLSPASAMARNEPLKESGGGASPEPCRGVATLEGESGSQSWSQVGGTGDALGTKPLQALPEKEEVFHVSPLRKMLRRLLPCLRPNKEEAPEEPLAKASPRQPPPRARHGSHAARRRMAGLFRRHPQYHPLSGRWETD; encoded by the exons ATGCAGAATCCTCTCATGTTTCTGAAAAGCCTCTTTGCTACCTGGCCGAGCTCCAGTTCcacttcctgggtgattgggaccatcctccccttcctgtgtggactggggctcttcctcctgcgcCTTCCCTCCCTGCAGAGGAATCCATCCTCGCGACCACCTTGTGAACGCAGAAACATAAGGAAG cgtcaagtggagcccagagggaagagcagcaggagcaggaagaaaaggggagctttgaaag ctcccagagctgctgggaagggcctggcaGAAGTGCGGGGCCAGGTGTCGCTTTCGCACAG ctccccagggaggctgtcttccAAGGGATGCTCCCATCGCTCATCATGTCAAGGCTACCCTGGGGAGGCGAGCAACACAGCATACGCCAGAGCCCAGCAGCCACGCGGAAAGCCTGTGGCAGGTGCTACTCTCACCATGACTCCAGCACATTCCCTGGGGCCTCTGACCCACACCCCTATACctctggcctccaccctgccGGCGGAACCTCCAGCTGACTTGACCAGAATCCCACCGGACACTACTGCCATGAGCACAGCTCCAGCTCACTCCtcttggccatttcccaactcaggccacggccgcaTGAGCTGGCGCGTCGAGTTCCTCTCGCAGTGGCACATGATCAAGGTCTTGTTCTTCCCCGGGTCAGCGCACCTCCAGTCCCAGCAAGGGCACCTGTCCTGCCACCGACCAGTGGCCTCATTCCGGGGAGGCCCcacacacagggagggagagacggagagCCCCTCACTTGCCAACCCTGATGCGCCAAAGCTGCTCAAGatggaaatcaggaaaagaacacagacgaaggcctggccagagaaagaagaacaagacgccccaggcagccctcagatGCTCGAAGCACCCAGtatcacgtctgggctgaatGTCCGCTGGCGCCCACCCTTCCCGTCCTTGGAGTCGGCTGAGCTGAACGCAAGTGAGGCTCAACCCTTGGCCCTTCCACGGTctacttttccctcctctgccacccgtGATTCCGGCACCCGCTTGAAGGCCGACAGTGCAGAGTTCTcgggaaaacctcttgagcccCACCCAGGAGAGAAACATAAGACTTTGACCACAAAAGCATCAGTTCCgcgcctggcccctcccctcccttcaacTTCCCCTGTGAGTGAGGAAAACCAGAAGGCCccgggagggaccctacctggcaaTGGCTGTGGGCCCTCCGAGGCCTCTCTGATGGGACAGcagggccggccgccttctccgAGCTTCGCATTCAGCCTCTCGGACAGAAATGGGCAGAGCGGGACGGtcgtgggggccgagcaaggccgtCTACACCTGAGTCCAGCGTCAGCAATGGCCAGGAACGAGCCTCTGAAAGAGAGTGGAGGTGGGGcgtcaccagagccctgccgtggggtggcaacactggagggcgagtcagggtcccagtcttggAGCCAGGTCGGAGGAACAGGAGACGCCCTCGGGACCAaacccctccaggccctgccggaaaaagaagaggtttttcatgtcagccctctcagaaaaatgttgagacgcctcctgccctgcctgaggcccaacaaggaggaagcaccagaggagccccttgcaaaggcaagcccgcgtcagccaccgcccagagccaggcacgggtcacacgcagctcggcgtcggatggcagggctgttcaggcgccatccaCAGTATCATCCTTTGTCTGGGCGCTGGGAGACAGACTGA
- the LOC138919726 gene encoding spermatogenesis-associated protein 31E1-like — METPILRLQSIVATCLSSSAASWVIGTILRILYGLGLFLLFFPPSPKRNSPSQPTDKRRNVRKRQVEPRGRSSRSRKKRGALKAYRAGRKDLAEVGGLRSLSPSSPGRLSCKGCFHRLTSQASPGEACKTASARVRQPRGKPVQGAPLTTAPALSLALLTQRTLPWASTLPAEPPSALTTTPLRPVATSSAPAHSCWPFPNSGHGRVSCRVETFPSRWNTIQVLFFPVPSHFGSQQGPLSCHPPVASFWGGPTHRQGETDSPSVANPDAQKLLETDITESMQTEVWEEEQDDPRTPQMLPAHTITSGLNFRWGLPLLSLGPAALEACEAQPSALPRSPLPPAATCDSGAPSKADSAHLTGKPLEPPPGDQVLTWTTKPSVPRLARPLPAPSPVCEENQKALGGTLPGDGSGPSEASLSGQEGRPPSPTFPRGLSERKGRGGTFVGAEQGRRGPTSGSPVAREEPREESRGGASPEPCRGVATLDGESGSQSRSQVGDVGDTLETKPLQPPPAKEEDPRDSPLRKMLRRLLPCLRPNKEEAPEEPLAKASPPQPPPRAGHGSHAARRRMAGLFRRHRQ; from the exons atggaaactcctatcttacGTCTACAAAGCATTGTTGCTACCTGCTTGAGCTCCAGTGCcgcctcctgggtgattgggaccatcctccgcatcctgtatggactggggctcttcctcctgttcttccccccctcccccaagaggAATTCGCCCTCACAACCAACTGACAaaaggagaaacgtcaggaag cgtcaagtggagccgagagggaggagcagcaggagcaggaagaaaaggggagctttgaaag cttacagagctggccggaaggacctggcagaagtggggggcctgaggtccctttcgccaag ctccccggggaggctgtcttgtaaggggTGCTTCCATCGCTTGACATCTCAAGcctcccctggggaggcgtgcaagacagcgtctgctagagtccgccagccacgcgggaagcccgtgcaaggtgctcctctcaccacggctccagcactttccctggctcttctcacccagcgcactctaccttgggcctccaccctgccagcagaaCCGCCCTCGGCCCTGACCACCACTCCACTACGCCCTGTTGCCACGAGCTCGGCCCCAGCTCACTCgtgttggccatttcccaactcaggccacggccgcgtGAGCTGTCGCGTTGAAACGTTCCCCTCCCGCTGGAACACGATCCAGGTCTTGTTCTTCCCCGTGCCGTCGCACTTCGGGtcccagcaagggcccctgtcctgccacccaccagtggcctcattctggggaggccccacacatAGGCAGGGAGAGACCGACAGCCCCTCAGTCGCCAACCCTGACGCccagaagctgctcgagacagACATCACGGAGAGCATGCAAACGGAGGTCTGGGAAGAAGAACAAGACGATCCACGCACTCCTCAGATGCTCCCAGCACACACtatcacgtctgggctgaatttccgctggggcctacccctcctgtccttggggcctgcagctctggaagcatgtgaggctcaaccctcggcccttccacggtcccctctgccccccgcagcCACCTGTGATTCTGGGGCCCCCTCGAAAGCTGACTCTGCACACTTGAcgggaaaacctcttgagcctcctccggGTGACCAGGTCTTAACTTGGACGACCAAACCAtcagttcccaggctggcccgtcccctccctgctccctcacctgtgtgtgaggaaaatcagaaggccctgggagggaccctacctggcgatggcagtgggccctcagaagcctctctctcgggacaggagggccggccgccttctccaaCCTTCCCACGCGgcctctcagagagaaaagggcggggtgggaccttcgtgggggccgagcaaggccgtCGGGGGCCGACTTCAGGGTCCCCCGTGGCCAGGGAAGAGCCtcgggaggagagcaggggtggggcctcaccagagccctgccgcggggtggcaacactggacggggagtcagggtcccagtctcggAGCCAGGTCGGGGACGTGGGAGACACCCTCGAGACCAAACCCCTCCAGCCCCCGCCTGCAAAGGAAGAGGATCCTCGCGAcagccctctcagaaaaatgttgagacgcctcctgccctgcctgaggcccaacaaggaggaagcaccagaggagcccctcgcaaaggcaagcccgcctcagccaccgcccagagccgggcacgggtcacacgcagctcggcgtcggatggcggggctgttcaggcgccatcgacagtga
- the LOC138919839 gene encoding uncharacterized protein isoform X1 has protein sequence MTPAHSLGPLTHTPIPLASTLPAEPPADLTRIPPDTTAMSTAPAHSSWPFPNSGHGRMSWRVEFLSQWHMIKVLFFPGSAHLQSQQGHLSCHRPVASFRGGPTHREGETESPSLANPDAPKLLKMEIRKRTQTKAWPEKEEQDAPGSPQMLEAPSITSGLNVRWRPPFPSLESAELNASEAQPLALPRSTFPSSATRDSGTRLKADSAEFSGKPLEPHPGEKHKTLTTKASVPRLAPPLPSTSPVSEENQKAPGGTLPGNGCGPSEASLMGQQGRPPSPSFAFSLSDRNGQSGTVVGAEQGRLHLSPGSAMARNEPLKESGGGASPEPCRGVATLEGESGSQSWSQVGGTGDALGTKPLQALPEKEEVFHVSPLRKMLRRLLPCLRPNKEEAPEEPLAKASPRQPPPRARHGSHAARRRMAGLFRRHPQYHPLSGRWETD, from the coding sequence ATGACTCCAGCACATTCCCTGGGGCCTCTGACCCACACCCCTATACctctggcctccaccctgccGGCGGAACCTCCAGCTGACTTGACCAGAATCCCACCGGACACTACTGCCATGAGCACAGCTCCAGCTCACTCCtcttggccatttcccaactcaggccacggccgcaTGAGCTGGCGCGTCGAGTTCCTCTCGCAGTGGCACATGATCAAGGTCTTGTTCTTCCCCGGGTCAGCGCACCTCCAGTCCCAGCAAGGGCACCTGTCCTGCCACCGACCAGTGGCCTCATTCCGGGGAGGCCCcacacacagggagggagagacggagagCCCCTCACTTGCCAACCCTGATGCGCCAAAGCTGCTCAAGatggaaatcaggaaaagaacacagacgaaggcctggccagagaaagaagaacaagacgccccaggcagccctcagatGCTCGAAGCACCCAGtatcacgtctgggctgaatGTCCGCTGGCGCCCACCCTTCCCGTCCTTGGAGTCGGCTGAGCTGAACGCAAGTGAGGCTCAACCCTTGGCCCTTCCACGGTctacttttccctcctctgccacccgtGATTCCGGCACCCGCTTGAAGGCCGACAGTGCAGAGTTCTcgggaaaacctcttgagcccCACCCAGGAGAGAAACATAAGACTTTGACCACAAAAGCATCAGTTCCgcgcctggcccctcccctcccttcaacTTCCCCTGTGAGTGAGGAAAACCAGAAGGCCccgggagggaccctacctggcaaTGGCTGTGGGCCCTCCGAGGCCTCTCTGATGGGACAGcagggccggccgccttctccgAGCTTCGCATTCAGCCTCTCGGACAGAAATGGGCAGAGCGGGACGGtcgtgggggccgagcaaggccgtCTACACCTGAGTCCAGGGTCAGCAATGGCCAGGAACGAGCCTCTGAAAGAGAGTGGAGGTGGGGcgtcaccagagccctgccgtggggtggcaacactggagggcgagtcagggtcccagtcttggAGCCAGGTCGGAGGAACAGGAGACGCCCTCGGGACCAaacccctccaggccctgccggaaaaagaagaggtttttcacgtcagccctctcagaaaaatgttgagacgcctcctgccctgcctgaggcccaacaaggaggaagcaccagaggagccccttgcaaaggcaagcccgcgtcagccaccgcccagagccaggcacgggtcacacgcagctcggcgtcggatggcagggctgttcaggcgccatccaCAGTATCATCCTTTGTCTGGGCGCTGGGAGACAGACTGA
- the LOC138919839 gene encoding uncharacterized protein isoform X2 yields MAPKGPPPPGLPCCPGPLCSRLQLVPPGSRSSPGRLSSKGCSHRSSCQGYPGEASNTAYARAQQPRGKPVAGATLTMTPAHSLGPLTHTPIPLASTLPAEPPADLTRIPPDTTAMSTAPAHSSWPFPNSGHGRMSWRVEFLSQWHMIKVLFFPGSAHLQSQQGHLSCHRPVASFRGGPTHREGETESPSLANPDAPKLLKMEIRKRTQTKAWPEKEEQDAPGSPQMLEAPSITSGLNVRWRPPFPSLESAELNASEAQPLALPRSTFPSSATRDSGTRLKADSAEFSGKPLEPHPGEKHKTLTTKASVPRLAPPLPSTSPVSEENQKAPGGTLPGNGCGPSEASLMGQQGRPPSPSFAFSLSDRNGQSGTVVGAEQGRLHLSPGSAMARNEPLKESGGGASPEPCRGVATLEGESGSQSWSQVGGTGDALGTKPLQALPEKEEVFHVSPLRKMLRRLLPCLRPNKEEAPEEPLAKASPRQPPPRARHGSHAARRRMAGLFRRHPQYHPLSGRWETD; encoded by the coding sequence ATGGCTCCCAAGGGGCCACCCCCGCCTGGACTGCCCTGCTGTCCCGGGCCCCTCTGCTCCCGGCTGCAGCTTGTGCCTCCTGGCTCCCgcagctccccagggaggctgtcttccAAGGGATGCTCCCATCGCTCATCATGTCAAGGCTACCCTGGGGAGGCGAGCAACACAGCATACGCCAGAGCCCAGCAGCCACGCGGAAAGCCTGTGGCAGGTGCTACTCTCACCATGACTCCAGCACATTCCCTGGGGCCTCTGACCCACACCCCTATACctctggcctccaccctgccGGCGGAACCTCCAGCTGACTTGACCAGAATCCCACCGGACACTACTGCCATGAGCACAGCTCCAGCTCACTCCtcttggccatttcccaactcaggccacggccgcaTGAGCTGGCGCGTCGAGTTCCTCTCGCAGTGGCACATGATCAAGGTCTTGTTCTTCCCCGGGTCAGCGCACCTCCAGTCCCAGCAAGGGCACCTGTCCTGCCACCGACCAGTGGCCTCATTCCGGGGAGGCCCcacacacagggagggagagacggagagCCCCTCACTTGCCAACCCTGATGCGCCAAAGCTGCTCAAGatggaaatcaggaaaagaacacagacgaaggcctggccagagaaagaagaacaagacgccccaggcagccctcagatGCTCGAAGCACCCAGtatcacgtctgggctgaatGTCCGCTGGCGCCCACCCTTCCCGTCCTTGGAGTCGGCTGAGCTGAACGCAAGTGAGGCTCAACCCTTGGCCCTTCCACGGTctacttttccctcctctgccacccgtGATTCCGGCACCCGCTTGAAGGCCGACAGTGCAGAGTTCTcgggaaaacctcttgagcccCACCCAGGAGAGAAACATAAGACTTTGACCACAAAAGCATCAGTTCCgcgcctggcccctcccctcccttcaacTTCCCCTGTGAGTGAGGAAAACCAGAAGGCCccgggagggaccctacctggcaaTGGCTGTGGGCCCTCCGAGGCCTCTCTGATGGGACAGcagggccggccgccttctccgAGCTTCGCATTCAGCCTCTCGGACAGAAATGGGCAGAGCGGGACGGtcgtgggggccgagcaaggccgtCTACACCTGAGTCCAGGGTCAGCAATGGCCAGGAACGAGCCTCTGAAAGAGAGTGGAGGTGGGGcgtcaccagagccctgccgtggggtggcaacactggagggcgagtcagggtcccagtcttggAGCCAGGTCGGAGGAACAGGAGACGCCCTCGGGACCAaacccctccaggccctgccggaaaaagaagaggtttttcacgtcagccctctcagaaaaatgttgagacgcctcctgccctgcctgaggcccaacaaggaggaagcaccagaggagccccttgcaaaggcaagcccgcgtcagccaccgcccagagccaggcacgggtcacacgcagctcggcgtcggatggcagggctgttcaggcgccatccaCAGTATCATCCTTTGTCTGGGCGCTGGGAGACAGACTGA